From the Osmerus eperlanus chromosome 19, fOsmEpe2.1, whole genome shotgun sequence genome, one window contains:
- the rskrb gene encoding ribosomal protein S6 kinase-related protein, translating to MGADASKSNKRPTLEQEDGQCSSGWRGFLSSVGLSLPAGLCRLAPSALRLGHRRMLQDKAPSIPDHVLGLGAVGPDRLRAEWSLPGFVSMFLPEFPHRTVPGHEHFQVLGYIAKGSFGPILKVKDKTKQKTYAVKMIPKSEILRLGVLEQSKEEVIVQRQVHHPFVHDLQDCWQTQRHLYIMCDYCSTGDLYTYWVMIGQFGEDTVRVFAAELGCALGFLHDFGIIHRDVKMENILLTENGHLRLADFGLSRRLERGGRAFTICGTIQYMAPEVLSGGPYSHAADWWSLGILLFSLATGKFPVPPEPDHCSMLRRVRCFPYEMPLSFSPPLALLLTELLCKTPTRRLRTLERFKRQTFFFGSTFDLVLLQRQPVEVILELRERPDRAAKARRGLTLSLQPLKGFDYDGLLSPPATPDTHLDPDGHAPTWADTPLPGPHWSTQEPAPQGNLPKREVFV from the exons ATGGGGGCCGATGCTAGTAAAAGCAACAAG AGGCCCACCCTGGAGCAGGAGGACGGCCAGTGCTCCTCAGGCTGGCGGGGGTTCCTCTCCAGCGTGGGTCTGTCTCTCCCAGCAGGCCTGTGTCGCCTGGCCCCCTCAGCCCTGCGTCTGGGCCACCGCCGGATGCTCCAGGACAAGGCCCCCTCCATACCGGACCACGTGCTGGGCCTGGGGGCGGTGGGGCCTGACAGGCTGAGGGCCGAGTGGAGCCTGCCCGGCTTCGTCTCCATGTTTCTGCCTGAGTTCCCCCACAGAACAGTGCCTGGGCACGAACACTTCCAG GTGCTGGGTTATATAGCCAAAGGCTCTTTTGGGCCCATTCTGAAGGTTAAGGACAAAACCAAACAGAAAACCTATGCCGTCAAA ATGATTCCCAAGTCAGAGATTCTAAGACTCGGAGTTCTGGAACAGTCAAAAGAGGAGGTGATTGTGCAG CGTCAGGTGCATCACCCATTCGTCCATGACCTCCAGGACTGCTGGCAGACACAGCGACACCTCTACATTA TGTGTGACTACTGCAGCACGGGAGACCTGTACACATACTGGGTGATGATTGGCCAGTTTGGAGAAGACACAGTGAGGGTTTTTGCAGCTGAGTTGGGCTGTGCTCTTG gtttTCTCCATGACTTTGGAATCATCCACAGAGATGTAAAG ATGGAGAATATTTTGCTGACAGAGAACG GACACCTCCGTCTGGCAGACTTTGGCCTGTCCCGgcgcctggagagaggaggaagagcctTCACCATCTGTGGAACCATCCAGTACATGG CCCCAGAGGTGCTGAGTGGGGGACCCTACAGCCACGCAGCTGATTGGTGGTCGCTGGGCATCCTGCTCTTCTCATTGGCTACTGGGAAG tttCCGGTGCCTCCAGAGCCAGACCACTGCAGTAtgctgaggagggtgaggtgttTCCCCTACGAGATGCCCCTCAGCTTCAGCCCCCCGCTGGCTCTGCTCCTAACAgag CTGCTGTGTAAGACGCCAACCCGCCGCCTGAGGACCCTGGAGCGTTTTAAACGCCAGACCTTCTTCTTCGGTTCCACCTTCGACCTTGTCCTGCTTCAACGCCAACCTGTAGAG GTGATCCTGGAgctgagggagagaccagacagagcagCCAAAGCCCGACGAggcctcactctgtctctgcagCCTCTCAAGGGCTTTGACTACGACGGCCTTCTCAGCCCCCCCGCCACGCCCGACACGCACCTGGACCCCGACGGGCACGCTCCCACGTGGGCCGACACCCCCCTTCCCGGCCCCCACTGGAGCACCCAGGAGCCAGCGCCCCAGGGGAACCTCCCAAAGAgggaagtgtttgtgtga
- the aldocb gene encoding fructose-bisphosphate aldolase C-B, with protein MTHQYPALTPEQKKELQDIAEKIVAPGKGILAADESTGSMAKRLNPIGVENTEENRRRYRQLLFTADERIDSCIGGVIFFHETLYQSTDDGTPFSQLIKDRGMVVGIKVDKGVVPLAGTNGETTTQGLDGLSERCAQYKKDGADFAKWRSVLKISETTPSELAIMENANVLARYASICQQNGIVPIVEPEILPDGDHDLKRCQYISEKVLAAVYKALSDHHVYLEGTLLKPNMVTPGHSCPNKYNNEEIAMATVTALRRTVPPAVTGVTFLSGGQSEEDASINLNAINTCPLAKPWALTFSYGRALQASALNAWKGDRDNEKAATEEFIKRAEVNGLAAQGKYESSGSCGAAGQSLYVANHAY; from the exons aTGACTCACCAATACCCAGCGCTGACTCCGGAGCAGAAGAAGGAGCTTCAGGACATTGCTGAGAAGATCGTGGCCCCAGGGAAGGGCATCCTCGCAGCTGATGAGTCCACAG gcaGCATGGCCAAGCGTCTGAACCCCATCGGGGTGGAGAACACCGAGGAGAACCGCCGCCGCTACCGCCAGCTGCTGTTCACGGCTGACGAGCGCATCGACAGCTGTATCGGGGGGGTCATCTTCTTCCACGAGACGCTGTACCAGAGCACGGACGACGGCACGCCCTTCTCCCAGCTCATCAAGGACCGCGGGATGGTCGTGGGCATCAAG GTGGACAAAGGTGTTGTGCCCCTGGCCGGGACCAATGGAGAGACCACCACACAGG gtctggatGGACTGTCTGAGCGCTGTGCTCAGTACAAGAAGGACGGCGCCGACTTCGCCAAGTGGCGCTCTGTGTTGAAGATCAGTGAGACCACACCCTCTGAGCTGGCCATCATGGAGAACGCCAACGTACTGGCCCGCTACGCCAGCATCTgccaacag AACGGTATTGTTCCCATCGTGGAGCCTGAGATCCTTCCTGACGGAGACCACGACTTGAAGCGCTGCCAGTACATCAGTGAGAAG gTCCTGGCTGCAGTGTACAAAGCTCTGTCAGACCACCATGTCTACCTGGAAGGCACTCTGCTGAAGCCCAACATGGTCACCCCTGGACACTCCTGCCCCAACAAGTACAACAACGAGGAGATCGCCATGGCAACCGTCACCGCTCTGCGCCGCACTGTGCCCCCCGCCGTAACAG GTGTGACGTTCCTGTCCGGTGGCCAATCAGAGGAGGATGCCAGCATTAACCTGAACGCCATCAACACCTGTCCACTGGCCAAGCCCTGGGCCCTGACCTTCTCCTACGGCCGTGCCCTGCAGGCCTCCGCCCTCAACGCCTGGAAAGGGGACCGTGACAATGAAAAGGCTGCCACAGAGGAGTTCATCAAACGCGCCGAG gTTAACGGCCTGGCAGCGCAAGGGAAGTACGAGTCCTCCGGAAGCTGCGGCGCCGCCGGACAATCCCTCTACGTGGCGAACCACGCCTACTGA
- the tmem135 gene encoding transmembrane protein 135 — MAALSKIPHSCYEIGHTWNPSCVHSTLDITAGALEVSFKIYAPLYLIAAILRRRKKEYYMKRLLPEILQSTSFLTANGGLYIAFFCILRKLFGGFYSWTAGFGAALPASYIAILLERKSRRGLLTIYMTNLATETIFRMAVTRGIVNPLKHGEVLLFCMTASLYMFFFRCKDGLKGFAFSALKFIVGKEEIPNHSALTASACPDPPETRVAAEMEGSQGSQTGSPDPSRRSGLLALTRRLLESVCKHGPRHRCCKHYQENCIAYCIKGFVRMFSVGYLIQCCLKVPSAFRQVFTKPSRLPSLFYNKENFQLGAFLGSFVSIYKGTSCLLRWVRNLDDELHALIAGFLAGISMFFYKSTSISMYLFSKLVETMYFKGIESGRFPYFPHADTFLYAVSTAICFQAAVMEVQNLRPSYWKFLLRLTKGRFALMNRHVLDAFGTQASRDFKGLVPKLDPRYTTVLTQTLAPPGGDITLG; from the exons ATGGCTGCTCTTAGTAAGATACCGCACAGTTGCTACGAAATTGGACACACTTGGAATCCGTCATGTGTCCATTCTACCTTGGACATAACTGCAGGGGCTCTGGAGGTCTCTTTTAAAATATATGCACCGCTATATCTG ATTGCAGCCATCCTTAGGAGAAGGAAGAAGGAGTACTACATGAAGAGACTGCTTCCCGAGATCCTCCAGTCCACCTCTTTCCTCACAGCCAACGGAGGCCTTTACATTGCCTTCTTCTGCATTCTCAG GAAACTATTTGGTGGGTTCTACTCATGGACGGCAGGGTTTGGAGCCGCGTTACCGGCGTCTTACATCGCTATCCTTTTGGAGCGGAAGAGCAG GAGAGGGTTGCTGACAATATACATGACAAACCTG gccACCGAGACAATCTTCCGCATGGCCGTGACACGAGGCATCGTCAACCCACTCAAACACGGAGAG GTTCTCCTGTTCTGCATGACCGCATCGCTCTACATGTTCTTCTTCAG GTGTAAAGACGGGCTCAAGGGCTTTGCTTTCTCAGCACTCAA GTTCATCgtggggaaggaggagatcCCGAACCACTCGGCCCTGACGGCGAGCGCCTGCCCTGACCCTCCTGAGACCAGGGTCGCCGCGGAGATGGAGGGGTCACAGGGGTCACAGACGGGAAGCCCCGATCCCAGTAGGAGATCGGGGCTGCTTGCCCTCACGAGACGGCTGCTAGAATCTGT ATGCAAGCATGGTCCCAGACATAGATGTTGTAAACATTATCAGGAAAACTGCATCGCCTACTGTATCAAG GGCTTCGTCCGTATGTTCAGCGTGGGCTACCTGATCCAGTGTTGTCTGAAGGTTCCCTCAGCGTTCAGACAGGTGTTTACCAAAccctcccgcctcccctccctgttctaCAACAAAGAGAACTTTCAGCTCGGGGCCTTCCTGGGGTCCTTTGTCAGCATATACAAG ggAACGAGCTGCCTCCTGCGCTGGGTGCGTAACCTTGACGACGAGCTGCACGCCCTCATTGCGG GGTTCCTGGCTGGCATTTCCATGTTCTTTTACAAAAGCACATCGATCTCGATGTATCTCTTCTCGAAGCTGGTCGAG ACCATGTACTTCAAGGGGATCGAGTCCGGACGCTTCCCTTACTTCCCTCATGCCGACACTTTCCTCTATGCCGTCTCCACCGCCATTTGCTTTCAGGCG GCGGTGATGGAAGTCCAGAACCTCAGGCCTTCCTACTGGAAGTTTCTGCTGCGTCTCACcaagggcag GTTTGCTCTGATGAACCGGCATGTTCTGGATGCGTTTGGGACGCAGGCCTCCAGGGACTTTAAGGGCCTTGTGCCCAAACTGGACCCCCGCTACACAACCGTGCTCACCCAGACTCTAGCCCCGCCGGGGGGCGATATCACCCTGGGATGA